In Clostridium sp. JN-1, one genomic interval encodes:
- the spoIIE gene encoding stage II sporulation protein E, translating into MQYGVEIFPYQRKKKAKEKQKQKLIKFPLVKTSIVFLSALLASRVVMVNLMAPFGLAFLIAIIISEDKKVSLSAGIGTLLGYISTINNVKDLPMYLISVLILMSFKYILNNMHQRTKLLILFSSIFVEFVLYKVFVDRIILSMSLLTSFFEICCVFPICFIINYSIGCFKQLRTRHLYTSEEIISMSVVMSLIVAGTWGVVIKGIAVRNVVALTFVLILGYVKGSSAGSAVGVAMGTIIGVTSSNMIIYVGVYGLGGLISGVFRETGKWMSGISYLVAFSVLKMYSNIAVEFKIIEVVISCCIFLAIPMSVLKKIEVELEWEKKQEYFKESYAERIKGILMVKLESFSDILHNVAEVLEKLVDNDKLIMKDKSSAMIENLASRVCSDCSMKSMCWSRENFYTYNALGELIQNFQDNKKDMPYELERKCTRRSILLKETENIANNYIISEMWRSRLSECRELLGGQIDNMAGSVSEIVKEFEMNIRFNPEVENDLRRILNKNKIKYVDIFCYNDKNDRLVIKISMDACGGKQLCAKKVLPLVNQATDKIMFINGDGCNINKSLKTCDVTFEEMPKFYVSTYVRRMCKDGEELSGDSYTFGNSADGTYVSMISDGMGSGPEAGQESGAVVNIIQKFLKQGFDKITAINTVNSIMSIKFSEDEKFSTIDLSSIDLYRGKVDFMKIGAAASFIKKGQDITVVDSKTLPIGVLDKPDIDMSKEKIKNGDFIIMVSDGILDHENESVGNVDWFVDFLKDNKCTEPKELSEEIMDKAKELSNGKVKDDMTVIVEKVYNLY; encoded by the coding sequence ATGCAATATGGAGTAGAGATTTTTCCATACCAAAGAAAAAAGAAAGCAAAAGAAAAACAAAAACAAAAGCTTATTAAGTTTCCACTTGTAAAAACGTCAATAGTATTTCTATCAGCACTTTTAGCAAGCAGAGTAGTTATGGTAAACCTCATGGCACCGTTTGGGTTAGCTTTTTTAATAGCAATTATAATATCAGAAGATAAAAAAGTATCATTATCAGCTGGAATTGGTACATTATTAGGATACATATCTACAATTAATAATGTAAAGGATTTACCTATGTATTTAATATCTGTACTTATACTTATGAGCTTTAAATATATATTAAATAATATGCATCAAAGGACTAAATTATTAATATTATTTTCCAGTATATTTGTAGAGTTCGTACTCTATAAAGTGTTTGTAGATAGAATAATATTAAGTATGTCACTTTTAACTTCATTTTTTGAAATTTGTTGTGTATTTCCAATATGTTTTATTATCAATTATTCTATAGGGTGTTTTAAACAACTTAGGACAAGACATTTATATACAAGTGAAGAGATAATAAGCATGTCCGTAGTTATGTCTTTAATTGTTGCAGGTACATGGGGAGTTGTTATAAAAGGTATTGCTGTAAGAAATGTTGTAGCATTAACTTTTGTACTTATACTCGGATATGTAAAAGGAAGTTCAGCTGGATCAGCAGTAGGTGTTGCAATGGGTACCATAATAGGCGTAACGTCAAGTAACATGATAATTTACGTTGGAGTGTATGGATTAGGTGGGCTTATTTCAGGTGTTTTTAGAGAAACTGGAAAATGGATGAGCGGTATTTCATATTTGGTCGCATTCTCCGTACTTAAGATGTATTCAAATATAGCAGTTGAATTTAAAATAATTGAAGTTGTCATAAGCTGCTGTATCTTTTTAGCTATACCTATGAGTGTTTTGAAGAAGATAGAAGTGGAGTTAGAATGGGAGAAAAAACAGGAGTATTTTAAAGAGAGTTATGCTGAAAGAATTAAGGGTATTTTAATGGTTAAGTTAGAAAGTTTTTCAGATATACTGCATAATGTAGCAGAAGTGCTTGAAAAACTTGTGGATAACGACAAACTCATTATGAAGGATAAAAGCAGTGCTATGATTGAAAACCTTGCAAGTAGGGTTTGCAGTGATTGCAGTATGAAATCGATGTGCTGGAGCAGAGAAAATTTTTATACCTACAATGCTTTGGGTGAACTAATACAAAATTTTCAAGATAATAAGAAAGATATGCCATATGAATTGGAGAGAAAATGTACCAGGAGATCTATCCTTTTAAAAGAAACTGAAAATATAGCTAATAATTATATAATAAGTGAGATGTGGAGAAGCAGATTAAGTGAGTGTAGGGAATTACTCGGCGGGCAAATAGATAATATGGCAGGCTCAGTATCTGAAATAGTAAAAGAGTTTGAAATGAATATAAGGTTCAATCCAGAAGTTGAAAATGACTTAAGGAGGATATTAAACAAGAACAAGATAAAGTATGTAGACATATTTTGTTATAATGATAAGAATGATAGACTGGTAATCAAAATATCTATGGATGCTTGTGGAGGAAAGCAATTATGTGCAAAGAAAGTATTACCTTTAGTAAATCAAGCAACAGATAAAATTATGTTCATAAATGGAGATGGATGTAATATAAATAAATCCTTAAAAACTTGTGACGTTACTTTTGAAGAAATGCCTAAGTTTTATGTATCAACTTATGTACGCAGGATGTGTAAAGATGGAGAAGAACTTAGTGGGGACAGCTATACATTTGGGAATTCAGCAGATGGTACGTATGTGAGCATGATAAGTGATGGAATGGGTTCAGGGCCTGAAGCTGGCCAGGAAAGTGGAGCTGTAGTAAATATAATACAAAAGTTTTTAAAACAAGGATTTGATAAGATTACAGCTATAAATACCGTAAATTCTATAATGAGTATTAAGTTTTCCGAAGATGAGAAATTTTCAACTATAGATTTAAGCAGTATAGATTTATATAGAGGAAAGGTAGACTTTATGAAGATAGGAGCAGCTGCAAGCTTTATAAAGAAAGGTCAAGATATTACTGTAGTTGATTCAAAAACTTTACCTATAGGAGTTCTGGACAAGCCTGATATTGATATGAGTAAAGAGAAGATTAAAAATGGAGATTTTATTATAATGGTGAGTGATGGAATTTTAGATCACGAAAATGAGTCAGTCGGAAATGTAGATTGGTTTGTAGATTTTTTAAAAGACAATAAATGTACTGAACCAAAAGAATTAAGTGAGGAGATCATGGATAAAGCTAAAGAACTAAGTAATGGAAAGGTAAAAGATGATATGACAGTTATTGTAGAAAAAGTGTACAATTTATATTGA
- a CDS encoding S1 domain-containing RNA-binding protein produces MTLKAGSILEGVVVNITNFGAFVEIEGKTGLVHISEVSDAYVKDIRDYLKEKDKVRVKVISIDEKGKISLSIKQALSEKKSLRPIEIDWQKEKTKSYQGDFEDRMSKFLKDSEERFQDLKKHQDSRARGYKKTSNY; encoded by the coding sequence ATGACCTTAAAGGCAGGATCCATACTAGAAGGCGTAGTGGTTAATATCACAAATTTTGGAGCTTTTGTTGAAATTGAAGGGAAAACTGGTTTAGTCCATATATCCGAGGTTTCAGATGCTTATGTAAAAGACATAAGAGATTATTTGAAAGAAAAAGACAAAGTAAGGGTTAAGGTAATTTCAATTGATGAAAAGGGTAAGATAAGTTTATCAATAAAGCAGGCTTTGTCAGAAAAGAAAAGTTTAAGGCCAATTGAAATTGATTGGCAAAAAGAAAAGACTAAAAGCTATCAAGGAGATTTTGAAGATAGAATGTCTAAATTTCTAAAGGATAGCGAAGAGAGATTTCAAGACCTTAAAAAACATCAGGATTCAAGGGCAAGAGGATATAAAAAAACTTCTAATTACTAA